A window of Saccharomyces paradoxus chromosome XIII, complete sequence contains these coding sequences:
- the GAL80 gene encoding transcription regulator GAL80 (Transcriptional regulator involved in the repression of GAL genes~similar to YML051W) gives MDYNKRSSVSTVPNAAPIRVGFVGLNAAKGWAIKTHYPAILQLSSQFQITALYSPKIETSIATIQRLKLSNATAFPTLESFASSATVDMIVITIQVASHYEVIMPLLEFSKNNPNLKYLFVEWALACSLDQAESIYKAAAERGVQTVISLQGRKSPYILRAKELISQGYIGNINSIEIAGNGGWYGYERPAKSPKYIYEIGNGVDLVTTTFGHTIDILQYMTSSYFSRINAMVFNNIPEQELIDERGNRLGQRVPKTVPDHLLFQGTLLNGNVPVSCSFKGGKPTKKFTKNLVIDVHGTKGDLKLEGDAGFAEISNLVLYYSGTRANDFPLANGQQAPLDPGYDAGKEIMEVYHLRNYNAVVGNIHRLYQSISDFHFNTKKIPKLPSQFVMQGFDFEGFPTLMDALILHRLIESVYKSNMMGSTLNVSNISHYTL, from the coding sequence ATGGACTACAACAAGAGATCTTCGGTCTCCACCGTACCTAATGCAGCTCCCATAAGAGTCGGATTCGTCGGTCTCAACGCAGCCAAAGGATGGGCAATCAAGACACATTACCCCGCCATATTGCAATTGTCGTCACAATTTCAAATAACTGCCTTATACAGTCCAAAGATAGAGACTTCCATTGCCACCATCCAGCGTTTGAAATTAAGTAATGCCACTGCTTTTCCCACTTTAGAGTCATTTGCATCGTCTGCCACTGTAGATATGATAGTAATTACCATCCAGGTGGCTAGTCATTATGAGGTTATTATGCCCCTCTTGGAATTCTCCAAAAACAATCCGAATCTCAAGTATCTTTTCGTAGAATGGGCCCTTGCATGTTCACTGGATCAAGCTGAATCCATTTATAAGGCTGCTGCCGAACGTGGAGTGCAGACTGTCATCTCATTACAAGGTCGTAAATCACCATATATCTTGAGAGCAAAAGAACTAATATCTCAAGGTTATATCGGTAACATTAATTCGATCGAGATTGCTGGGAACGGCGGCTGGTACGGCTACGAAAGGCCTGCTAAATCACCGAAGTATATCTATGAAATCGGAAATGGTGTAGATTTAGTGACTACAACATTTGGTCACACAATTGATATTTTACAATACATGACAAGTTCGTACTTTTCCAGAATAAATGCAATGGtttttaataatattccAGAGCAAGAGCTGATCGATGAGCGCGGTAACCGATTGGGTCAGCGAGTCCCGAAGACAGTACCAGatcatcttttatttcaGGGCACATTGCTAAATGGCAACGTCCCCGTATCATGCAGTTTCAAAGGCGGCAAACCTACGAAAAAGTTTACCAAGAATTTGGTAATTGACGTTCATGGTACCAAGGGAGATTTGAAACTTGAAGGTGATGCTGGATTCGcagaaatttcaaatctaGTCCTTTATTACAGTGGTACTAGAGCAAATGATTTCCCGCTAGCTAATGGACAGCAAGCTCCTTTAGATCCCGGATATGATGCAGGCAAAGAAATCATGGAGGTATATCATCTACGAAATTATAATGCCGTCGTGGGTAATATTCATCGACTGTATCAATCTATCTCTGATTTCCATTtcaatacaaaaaaaattcctaAATTGCCCTCGCAATTTGTGATGCAAGgctttgattttgaaggcTTTCCTACTCTGATGGACGCTCTGATATTACACAGGTTAATTGAGAGCGTTTATAAAAGTAATATGATGGGCTCTACGTTAAACGTTAGCAATATCTCGCATTATACTTTATAA
- the AIM32 gene encoding Aim32p (similar to YML050W) → MLRITIRNLRQRAFFHRSFEHISLPDLHSSAQNDQTNCYCQEVNARLPSKTDPIDPHIKLPHRTPNYNKHVLLLSPGDKFSQPWKVAWNHNLDTNINRPYNAISMLRSYLGDSPGILINAVHLQNEFIPRPNEDDEWFYFFVIPDMKLYVIKETDIEEFASFLNEGFIQAPKLSFQDYLSGKAKVSQQVPQVHHRKFTRFQGETFLRDWSLVCGHYKRDAKCGEMGPDIIAAFQDEKILPDNNLALISHIGGHIFAGNVIFYKLFDRGKTQNKLDSLWFGKVYPHNLKLLCENLENGKIIDEMYRGGISME, encoded by the coding sequence atgttACGTATAACAATCAGAAATTTGCGACAGCGAGCATTCTTCCATCGTAGTTTCGAACATATCAGCTTGCCTGATCTTCATTCCTCTGCTCAAAATGATCAAACCAATTGCTATTGTCAAGAAGTAAACGCAAGATTGCCCTCAAAAACAGATCCAATAGATCCTCACATTAAGCTCCCTCACAGAACGCCCAATTACAATAAACATGTTCTACTTTTATCACCAGGTGATAAGTTTTCTCAGCCATGGAAAGTAGCATGGAATCATAATCTGGATACAAATATAAATCGGCCATATAATGCAATTAGTATGTTACGCTCCTACTTAGGTGATTCTCCGGGAATATTAATAAATGCAGTGCATTTGCAAAATGAATTTATTCCAAGACCAAATGAGGACGATGAATGgttctatttttttgttattcCTGACATGAAGCTCTATGTAATTAAGGAAACGGACATCGAGGAATTTGCTTCGTTCCTAAATGAAGGATTTATTCAAGCACCAAAGCTATCTTTCCAAGATTATTTAAGTGGTAAGGCCAAGGTCTCCCAACAGGTTCCTCAAGTGCATCATAGGAAGTTTACTAGGTTTCAGGGTGAAACCTTTCTTAGGGATTGGAGCTTAGTTTGCGGGCACTATAAGAGAGATGCTAAGTGCGGAGAAATGGGACCCGACATAATTGCAGCATTTCAAGatgaaaagattttacCTGACAATAACCTAGCTTTAATTTCTCATATTGGTGGTCATATTTTTGCTGGAAACGTCATTTTTTACAAGCTATTCGACAGAGGAAAGACGCAAAACAAGCTGGACTCATTGTGGTTTGGTAAAGTTTACCCACACAATTTGAAACTTCTATGTGAAAACTTGGAAAACGGTAAAATCATCGATGAAATGTACAGAGGTGGTATATCGATGGAGTAA